The following are encoded in a window of Vigna unguiculata cultivar IT97K-499-35 chromosome 8, ASM411807v1, whole genome shotgun sequence genomic DNA:
- the LOC114194749 gene encoding exocyst complex component EXO70B1-like isoform X1 — translation MLFKIQSWLHQPKVWRFVCFCSSIVGLVCYAFSSFFNHLIGNWSWWKIFLYIVFSFLISLSTLFAKTWQYSNSRCLEAHTAFSILLITSIYSFFLDKDVKQRPDVYSLVSYVAFAIMSLGLSRLSQLGFEVDLLYFFCALLTVQLMKVKLWLVTVGGAFSYSLILLRSNLDPQPRNGYHGLRHQDHVVVEIGSHSQPQGVSHSVTPVNSPQSTIASSQPHPVIDMVWPSTGTTHTASRVVSTPEGGAGGVPQENIDDTKECFMSCIEALKKESESVISTIFMHVDKYLKANILSRDKISESLPVTDFDIVIDALPPGTVNELRETAKRMVAGGLGKECSNVYSSCRREFLEESVSRLGLMKLSIEDVEKMTWEDLKDEIEKWIKASNVALKILFPSERRLCDRVFFGFASVVDFTFMEVCRGSAIQLLDFANAVAVGSRSPEWLFSILDVFETLRDLIPEFEALFSDQLSISLRHEVITIWKRLGESIRGIFMGLENLVRRDPAKTAVPGGGLHPITRFVMNYLRAACRSRQSLEQAFEEYGLKEYPKLDDRAHSSCSLSEEMNWIMELLESNLEAKSKIYKDPALCYVFLMNNGRYIVQKAKDSELGTLLGDDWIRKHAAKVQQFHVHYQRSSWGRVLGILNLDSTVSLPPNALARSLKEKLKSFNTMFDYICKEQSSWFVFDEQLREEIRISREKILLPAYVNFIVRFQNVPEIGKDADKYIKYVTEDIHAKLNELCHESIVIDMVRPSRGTSRNSSKVVLPQEGGAGGAPEKALMVLRHASWVV, via the exons ATGCTCTTCAAAATTCAGAGTTGGCTACATCAGCCAAAGGTATGgagatttgtgtgtttttgttcCTCTATTGTTGGACTTGTCTGCTATGCCTTCAGTTCCTTTTTCAATCATTTAATTGGAAATTGGAGCTGGTGGAAGATCTTTCTTTACATTGTTTTCAGTTTCTTAATCTCCCTTTCCACCTTGTTTGCAAAGACATGGCAGTACTCCAACTCTCGCTGTTTGGAAGCTCACACAGCGTTTTCTATTTTGCTGATCACTTCTATATACTCTTTTTTCCTTGATAAAGATGTGAAACAGAGACCAGATGTATATAGTCTGGTTTCCTATGTTGCATTTGCTATCATGTCTTTGGGCTTGTCAAGGCTGAGTCAGTTAGGATTTGAGGTTGATCTCCTCTATTTTTTCTGTGCACTTCTGACTGTACAACTCATGAAAGTAAAATTATGGTTAGTCACTGTTGGAGGAGCTTTCAGTTATTCCCTCATCCTTCTTCGTTCCAATTTGGATCCTCAACCAAGGAACGGGTATCATGGACTTCGACACCAAGATCATGTAGTGGTTGAAATTGGTTCGCATTCACAGCCACAAGGAGTCAGTCATAGTGTTACTCCAGTGAATTCACCCCAATCAACTATCGCTAGTTCACAACCACACCCAGTCATTGATATGGTTTGGCCTTCAACAGGGACAACACATACGGCTTCTCGAGTAGTTTCAACTCCAGAGGGTGGCGCTGGTGGTGTCCCTCAAGAAAACATTGATGATACGAAGGAATGCTTCATGAGTTGCATAGAGGCTCTTAAGAAGGAGAGTGAGAGCGTTATCAGCACAATTTTCATGCATGTAGACAAATACCTTAAAGCTAATATTCTCAGTAGGGACAAAATTTCAGAGTCGCTGCCGGTGACCGACTTCGACATTGTCATCGACGCGCTGCCGCCGGGGACGGTCAACGAACTCCGCGAGACCGCGAAGCGAATGGTGGCCGGTGGGTTGGGTAAGGAGTGCTCGAACGTGTACAGCAGTTGCCGTAGGGAGTTCCTGGAGGAGAGCGTGTCGAGGTTAGGGTTAATGAAGCTTAGCATAGAGGACGTTGAAAAGATGACGTGGGAGGACCTTAAAGATGAAATAGAGAAATGGATTAAAGCCTCGAACGTCGCTCTCAAGATCCTCTTCCCCAGCGAGCGGCGTCTCTGTGACCGCGTTTTCTTCGGATTCGCCTCCGTCGTGGATTTTACCTTTATGGAGGTTTGCCGCGGATCCGCAATTCAGTTGCTAGATTTCGCCAACGCAGTCGCGGTCGGGAGCCGGTCGCCGGAATGGCTGTTCAGTATCCTCGACGTGTTCGAGACGCTGCGTGACCTAATTCCCGAATTTGAGGCTCTGTTTTCTGATCAGttgagcatctcgctcaggcacgAGGTGATTACTATTTGGAAGAGGCTGGGGGAATCGATTAGGGGCATTTTTATGGGACTGGAGAATTTAGTTCGCCGGGATCCCGCAAAGACTGCGGTTCCTGGTGGCGGTCTTCACCCGATTACTCGCTTCGTGATGAACTACCTCCGTGCGGCGTGCCGGTCACGGCAGAGCTTGGAGCAGGCTTTTGAAGAATACGGGTTGAAAGAGTACCCAAAGCTTGATGATAGAGCTCACTCATCTTGTTCTTTATCAGAGGAAATGAATTGGATTATGGAGCTATTAGAGAGCAATTTGGAAGCGAAGTCGAAGATTTACAAGGACCCTGCTTTGTGCTATGTTTTCTTGATGAATAATGGGAGGTATATTGTTCAAAAGGCCAAAGATAGTGAACTAGGAACCCTCTTGGGAGATGACTGGATCAGAAAACACGCTGCAAAAGTTCAACAATTCCATGTGCACTATCAAAGAAGCTCGTGGGGGAGGGTATTGGGAATTCTGAACCTGGATAGTACTGTCTCACTGCCCCCTAATGCCTTAGCAAGGTCACTGAAGGAGAAGCTTAAGTCGTTTAACACGATGTTTGATTATATTTGCAAGGAACAGTCTTCCTGGTTTGTTTTTGATGAACAGCTCAGGGAAGAAATAAGAATTTCTCGAGAGAAAATCTTGTTGCCTGCGTATGTAAACTTCATAGTTAGGTTCCAGAATGTTCCAGAGATCGGTAAGGACGCTGATAAGTATATCAAGTATGTGACAGAGGACATTCATGCCAAACTCAACGAATTATGTCACGAATCAATTG TTATTGATATGGTTCGGCCTTCAAGAGGAACATCACGTAATTCTTCAAAAGTAGTTTTACCTCAAGAGGGTGGTGCTGGTGGTGCCCCCGAGAAAGCATTGATGGTACTAAGGCATGCTTCATGGGTTGTATAG
- the LOC114194749 gene encoding exocyst complex component EXO70B1-like isoform X2, translated as MLFKIQSWLHQPKTWQYSNSRCLEAHTAFSILLITSIYSFFLDKDVKQRPDVYSLVSYVAFAIMSLGLSRLSQLGFEVDLLYFFCALLTVQLMKVKLWLVTVGGAFSYSLILLRSNLDPQPRNGYHGLRHQDHVVVEIGSHSQPQGVSHSVTPVNSPQSTIASSQPHPVIDMVWPSTGTTHTASRVVSTPEGGAGGVPQENIDDTKECFMSCIEALKKESESVISTIFMHVDKYLKANILSRDKISESLPVTDFDIVIDALPPGTVNELRETAKRMVAGGLGKECSNVYSSCRREFLEESVSRLGLMKLSIEDVEKMTWEDLKDEIEKWIKASNVALKILFPSERRLCDRVFFGFASVVDFTFMEVCRGSAIQLLDFANAVAVGSRSPEWLFSILDVFETLRDLIPEFEALFSDQLSISLRHEVITIWKRLGESIRGIFMGLENLVRRDPAKTAVPGGGLHPITRFVMNYLRAACRSRQSLEQAFEEYGLKEYPKLDDRAHSSCSLSEEMNWIMELLESNLEAKSKIYKDPALCYVFLMNNGRYIVQKAKDSELGTLLGDDWIRKHAAKVQQFHVHYQRSSWGRVLGILNLDSTVSLPPNALARSLKEKLKSFNTMFDYICKEQSSWFVFDEQLREEIRISREKILLPAYVNFIVRFQNVPEIGKDADKYIKYVTEDIHAKLNELCHESIVIDMVRPSRGTSRNSSKVVLPQEGGAGGAPEKALMVLRHASWVV; from the exons ATGCTCTTCAAAATTCAGAGTTGGCTACATCAGCCAAAG ACATGGCAGTACTCCAACTCTCGCTGTTTGGAAGCTCACACAGCGTTTTCTATTTTGCTGATCACTTCTATATACTCTTTTTTCCTTGATAAAGATGTGAAACAGAGACCAGATGTATATAGTCTGGTTTCCTATGTTGCATTTGCTATCATGTCTTTGGGCTTGTCAAGGCTGAGTCAGTTAGGATTTGAGGTTGATCTCCTCTATTTTTTCTGTGCACTTCTGACTGTACAACTCATGAAAGTAAAATTATGGTTAGTCACTGTTGGAGGAGCTTTCAGTTATTCCCTCATCCTTCTTCGTTCCAATTTGGATCCTCAACCAAGGAACGGGTATCATGGACTTCGACACCAAGATCATGTAGTGGTTGAAATTGGTTCGCATTCACAGCCACAAGGAGTCAGTCATAGTGTTACTCCAGTGAATTCACCCCAATCAACTATCGCTAGTTCACAACCACACCCAGTCATTGATATGGTTTGGCCTTCAACAGGGACAACACATACGGCTTCTCGAGTAGTTTCAACTCCAGAGGGTGGCGCTGGTGGTGTCCCTCAAGAAAACATTGATGATACGAAGGAATGCTTCATGAGTTGCATAGAGGCTCTTAAGAAGGAGAGTGAGAGCGTTATCAGCACAATTTTCATGCATGTAGACAAATACCTTAAAGCTAATATTCTCAGTAGGGACAAAATTTCAGAGTCGCTGCCGGTGACCGACTTCGACATTGTCATCGACGCGCTGCCGCCGGGGACGGTCAACGAACTCCGCGAGACCGCGAAGCGAATGGTGGCCGGTGGGTTGGGTAAGGAGTGCTCGAACGTGTACAGCAGTTGCCGTAGGGAGTTCCTGGAGGAGAGCGTGTCGAGGTTAGGGTTAATGAAGCTTAGCATAGAGGACGTTGAAAAGATGACGTGGGAGGACCTTAAAGATGAAATAGAGAAATGGATTAAAGCCTCGAACGTCGCTCTCAAGATCCTCTTCCCCAGCGAGCGGCGTCTCTGTGACCGCGTTTTCTTCGGATTCGCCTCCGTCGTGGATTTTACCTTTATGGAGGTTTGCCGCGGATCCGCAATTCAGTTGCTAGATTTCGCCAACGCAGTCGCGGTCGGGAGCCGGTCGCCGGAATGGCTGTTCAGTATCCTCGACGTGTTCGAGACGCTGCGTGACCTAATTCCCGAATTTGAGGCTCTGTTTTCTGATCAGttgagcatctcgctcaggcacgAGGTGATTACTATTTGGAAGAGGCTGGGGGAATCGATTAGGGGCATTTTTATGGGACTGGAGAATTTAGTTCGCCGGGATCCCGCAAAGACTGCGGTTCCTGGTGGCGGTCTTCACCCGATTACTCGCTTCGTGATGAACTACCTCCGTGCGGCGTGCCGGTCACGGCAGAGCTTGGAGCAGGCTTTTGAAGAATACGGGTTGAAAGAGTACCCAAAGCTTGATGATAGAGCTCACTCATCTTGTTCTTTATCAGAGGAAATGAATTGGATTATGGAGCTATTAGAGAGCAATTTGGAAGCGAAGTCGAAGATTTACAAGGACCCTGCTTTGTGCTATGTTTTCTTGATGAATAATGGGAGGTATATTGTTCAAAAGGCCAAAGATAGTGAACTAGGAACCCTCTTGGGAGATGACTGGATCAGAAAACACGCTGCAAAAGTTCAACAATTCCATGTGCACTATCAAAGAAGCTCGTGGGGGAGGGTATTGGGAATTCTGAACCTGGATAGTACTGTCTCACTGCCCCCTAATGCCTTAGCAAGGTCACTGAAGGAGAAGCTTAAGTCGTTTAACACGATGTTTGATTATATTTGCAAGGAACAGTCTTCCTGGTTTGTTTTTGATGAACAGCTCAGGGAAGAAATAAGAATTTCTCGAGAGAAAATCTTGTTGCCTGCGTATGTAAACTTCATAGTTAGGTTCCAGAATGTTCCAGAGATCGGTAAGGACGCTGATAAGTATATCAAGTATGTGACAGAGGACATTCATGCCAAACTCAACGAATTATGTCACGAATCAATTG TTATTGATATGGTTCGGCCTTCAAGAGGAACATCACGTAATTCTTCAAAAGTAGTTTTACCTCAAGAGGGTGGTGCTGGTGGTGCCCCCGAGAAAGCATTGATGGTACTAAGGCATGCTTCATGGGTTGTATAG
- the LOC114194749 gene encoding exocyst complex component EXO70B1-like isoform X3: MSLGLSRLSQLGFEVDLLYFFCALLTVQLMKVKLWLVTVGGAFSYSLILLRSNLDPQPRNGYHGLRHQDHVVVEIGSHSQPQGVSHSVTPVNSPQSTIASSQPHPVIDMVWPSTGTTHTASRVVSTPEGGAGGVPQENIDDTKECFMSCIEALKKESESVISTIFMHVDKYLKANILSRDKISESLPVTDFDIVIDALPPGTVNELRETAKRMVAGGLGKECSNVYSSCRREFLEESVSRLGLMKLSIEDVEKMTWEDLKDEIEKWIKASNVALKILFPSERRLCDRVFFGFASVVDFTFMEVCRGSAIQLLDFANAVAVGSRSPEWLFSILDVFETLRDLIPEFEALFSDQLSISLRHEVITIWKRLGESIRGIFMGLENLVRRDPAKTAVPGGGLHPITRFVMNYLRAACRSRQSLEQAFEEYGLKEYPKLDDRAHSSCSLSEEMNWIMELLESNLEAKSKIYKDPALCYVFLMNNGRYIVQKAKDSELGTLLGDDWIRKHAAKVQQFHVHYQRSSWGRVLGILNLDSTVSLPPNALARSLKEKLKSFNTMFDYICKEQSSWFVFDEQLREEIRISREKILLPAYVNFIVRFQNVPEIGKDADKYIKYVTEDIHAKLNELCHESIVIDMVRPSRGTSRNSSKVVLPQEGGAGGAPEKALMVLRHASWVV; the protein is encoded by the exons ATGTCTTTGGGCTTGTCAAGGCTGAGTCAGTTAGGATTTGAGGTTGATCTCCTCTATTTTTTCTGTGCACTTCTGACTGTACAACTCATGAAAGTAAAATTATGGTTAGTCACTGTTGGAGGAGCTTTCAGTTATTCCCTCATCCTTCTTCGTTCCAATTTGGATCCTCAACCAAGGAACGGGTATCATGGACTTCGACACCAAGATCATGTAGTGGTTGAAATTGGTTCGCATTCACAGCCACAAGGAGTCAGTCATAGTGTTACTCCAGTGAATTCACCCCAATCAACTATCGCTAGTTCACAACCACACCCAGTCATTGATATGGTTTGGCCTTCAACAGGGACAACACATACGGCTTCTCGAGTAGTTTCAACTCCAGAGGGTGGCGCTGGTGGTGTCCCTCAAGAAAACATTGATGATACGAAGGAATGCTTCATGAGTTGCATAGAGGCTCTTAAGAAGGAGAGTGAGAGCGTTATCAGCACAATTTTCATGCATGTAGACAAATACCTTAAAGCTAATATTCTCAGTAGGGACAAAATTTCAGAGTCGCTGCCGGTGACCGACTTCGACATTGTCATCGACGCGCTGCCGCCGGGGACGGTCAACGAACTCCGCGAGACCGCGAAGCGAATGGTGGCCGGTGGGTTGGGTAAGGAGTGCTCGAACGTGTACAGCAGTTGCCGTAGGGAGTTCCTGGAGGAGAGCGTGTCGAGGTTAGGGTTAATGAAGCTTAGCATAGAGGACGTTGAAAAGATGACGTGGGAGGACCTTAAAGATGAAATAGAGAAATGGATTAAAGCCTCGAACGTCGCTCTCAAGATCCTCTTCCCCAGCGAGCGGCGTCTCTGTGACCGCGTTTTCTTCGGATTCGCCTCCGTCGTGGATTTTACCTTTATGGAGGTTTGCCGCGGATCCGCAATTCAGTTGCTAGATTTCGCCAACGCAGTCGCGGTCGGGAGCCGGTCGCCGGAATGGCTGTTCAGTATCCTCGACGTGTTCGAGACGCTGCGTGACCTAATTCCCGAATTTGAGGCTCTGTTTTCTGATCAGttgagcatctcgctcaggcacgAGGTGATTACTATTTGGAAGAGGCTGGGGGAATCGATTAGGGGCATTTTTATGGGACTGGAGAATTTAGTTCGCCGGGATCCCGCAAAGACTGCGGTTCCTGGTGGCGGTCTTCACCCGATTACTCGCTTCGTGATGAACTACCTCCGTGCGGCGTGCCGGTCACGGCAGAGCTTGGAGCAGGCTTTTGAAGAATACGGGTTGAAAGAGTACCCAAAGCTTGATGATAGAGCTCACTCATCTTGTTCTTTATCAGAGGAAATGAATTGGATTATGGAGCTATTAGAGAGCAATTTGGAAGCGAAGTCGAAGATTTACAAGGACCCTGCTTTGTGCTATGTTTTCTTGATGAATAATGGGAGGTATATTGTTCAAAAGGCCAAAGATAGTGAACTAGGAACCCTCTTGGGAGATGACTGGATCAGAAAACACGCTGCAAAAGTTCAACAATTCCATGTGCACTATCAAAGAAGCTCGTGGGGGAGGGTATTGGGAATTCTGAACCTGGATAGTACTGTCTCACTGCCCCCTAATGCCTTAGCAAGGTCACTGAAGGAGAAGCTTAAGTCGTTTAACACGATGTTTGATTATATTTGCAAGGAACAGTCTTCCTGGTTTGTTTTTGATGAACAGCTCAGGGAAGAAATAAGAATTTCTCGAGAGAAAATCTTGTTGCCTGCGTATGTAAACTTCATAGTTAGGTTCCAGAATGTTCCAGAGATCGGTAAGGACGCTGATAAGTATATCAAGTATGTGACAGAGGACATTCATGCCAAACTCAACGAATTATGTCACGAATCAATTG TTATTGATATGGTTCGGCCTTCAAGAGGAACATCACGTAATTCTTCAAAAGTAGTTTTACCTCAAGAGGGTGGTGCTGGTGGTGCCCCCGAGAAAGCATTGATGGTACTAAGGCATGCTTCATGGGTTGTATAG
- the LOC114195088 gene encoding exocyst complex component EXO70B1-like, with protein MVVDSLSPRMISNLRESVAKLVSDGFFEEECLDVYSSWRREFLKESLLTLGLQDQELNMEDINKTEKIERLIKAMNIAWRILFPNERTLFNRVTGSIPSRQFRFREICTELTTSLLNSALALETWSHFLRNTLKELIQEFESWRFTNIVAQLVRQRLSIYEAFEDVSAIPGGGIHPITLEVMMYCINSKLGQGLKDKTISPVWMDRMPELLESSLEANSKNYKNPLGYVFVLNNRRFIEVQAKLNGLGLFFGDDWLHKNTTKLQQNLELYLRSSWNKVVDFLKVDINQLEPSVATELMKDNLYWFYEHFDETCNIQSSWFVCDEELREQIIKSVENILLPAYGSFLGTFEEFLGKHAYDYIKYGLFEVQDQLSNLFLLKGSESLAGRKGKVKLVKYKEL; from the coding sequence ATGGTGGTGGATTCATTGTCGCCACGAATGATCAGCAACCTTCGAGAAAGTGTAGCGAAATTGGTATCAGATGGATTTTTTGAAGAGGAATGCTTAGACGTGTACAGTAGTTGGCGGAGGGAGTTTCTGAAAGAGAGTTTATTGACATTAGGGTTGCAAGATCAAGAGCTCAACATGGAGGACATTAACAAGACTGAGAAGATTGAGAGGTTGATAAAAGCTATGAACATAGCTTGGAGGATACTTTTTCCCAATGAGAGGACACTCTTCAATCGTGTTACCGGCTCCATTCCCTCTAGGCAGTTTCGTTTCAGGGAAATTTGCACAGAATTGACAACTAGTCTGCTGAACTCTGCCCTTGCCTTGGAAACTTGGAGTCATTTCTTGCGCAACACATTGAAGGAGTTGATACAAGAGTTTGAATCATGGAGATTCACAAATATTGTAGCGCAGCTGGTAAGGCAGAGATTGTCCATTTATGAGGCTTTCGAAGATGTATCAGCCATTCCCGGTGGCGGGATTCATCCGATTACCCTTGAAGTGATGATGTACTGTATTAATTCTAAACTTGGACAGGGTTTAAAAGATAAAACGATTTCACCTGTGTGGATGGACAGGATGCCAGAGCTTTTAGAGAGCAGTTTGGAAGCCAACtccaaaaattacaaaaacccTTTGGGTTATGTTTTCGTCCTGAACAACCGGAGATTCATAGAAGTACAGGCAAAACTAAATGGACTGGGACTTTTTTTTGGAGATGACTGGCTCcacaaaaatacaacaaaactCCAACAAAACCTTGAACTCTATCTAAGAAGCTCGTGGAATAAGGTTGTAGACTTTTTGAAGGTAGACATCAATCAACTGGAGCCTAGTGTTGCGACCGAGTTGATGAAAGACAACCTTTATTGGTTTTACGAACACTTTGATGAGACATGCAACATTCAGTCTTCATGGTTTGTCTGTGATGAGGAGTTAAgggaacaaataataaaatccgTAGAAAACATCCTGTTGCCAGCTTATGGAAGTTTCCTTGGCACATTTGAGGAATTTCTTGGGAAGCATGCTTATGATTACATTAAGTATGGATTGTTTGAGGTTCAAGATCAACTCAGCAACTTGTTTCTTCTAAAAGGTAGTGAATCTTTAGCTGGAAGAAAAGGAAAGGTTAAGCTAGTCAAATATAAAGAACTGTAA
- the LOC114193450 gene encoding exocyst complex component EXO70B1-like → MLIKIQSWLHQPKVWRFVCFASSIVGLICYAFSSSFNHLIGNWSWWKIFLYILFSLLISLSTLFAKTWQYSNSRCLEAHTAFSTLLITSVYSFFLDKDVKQNPDVYSLVSSVAFAIMSLGLSRLSQLGFEVDLLYFFCGLLTVQLMKLKLWLVIVGGTFSYSLILLRSNLDPQPRSGYHGLQHQDHVVVEIGSHSQPQGTGDSVTQVDSPQTIMATSQPHQVMDLVWPSRETTRSASQVVSPQEAGGAPPESIDGTKECFMGCIETLKKENRSVISAISMHVDKYLKANVVGENQISVPELHGDNNMVVDTLSSGMMSKLRESVEKMVSDGFEEECLDVYSNWRREFLKESLWRLELQDQELNMEDINRKEKIERLIKAMNIAARILFPNERRLFSRVFSSSIHSRELFHFRKLCTELTTSLLNSALALETWSHFMRNALQGLIQEFESCTIRNIVVQLIRQRLNIYEALEDASPIPGGGIHPETLEVMYRIYSVHRDREITKVSQDLKEGKIPSSVYITKVRTLLVSSLEAKSSIRGNKLKVMHYTKSPIPRRKSELRKGSEDEMISPVYMDRMTELLENLLEVSSKNYKNPILGYVFIMNNRRFIEVEAKLNGLGPIFGDDWLHKNTRKLQENLELYLRSSWNKIVDLLKIDINNQLEPSVAIELMKDDLYWFNEHFDNTCNIQSAWSVCDEELREQIIKSIESMLLPAYGSFLGRFEELVGKHAYEYIKYGMFEVRDQLNNLFLVRE, encoded by the coding sequence ATGCTCATCAAAATTCAGAGTTGGCTACATCAGCCAAAGGTATGGAGATTTGTTTGTTTTGCTTCATCTATCGTTGGACTTATCTGTTATGCTTTCAGCTCCTCTTTCAATCATTTAATTGGAAATTGGAGCTGGTGGAAGATCTTTCTTTACATTCTTTTCAGTCTCTTAATCTCCCTTTCAACCTTGTTTGCAAAGACATGGCAGTACTCTAACTCTCGCTGTTTGGAAGCTCACACAGCGTTTTCTACTCTGCTGATCACTAGTGTATATTCCTTTTTCCTTGATAAAGATGTGAAACAGAACCCAGATGTATATAGTCTGGTTTCAAGTGTTGCATTTGCTATCATGTCTTTGGGCTTGTCAAGGCTGAGTCAGTTAGGATTTGAGGTTGATCTCCTCTATTTTTTCTGTGGACTTCTGACTGTACAACtcatgaaattaaaactatGGTTAGTCATCGTTGGAGGAACTTTCAGTTATTCCCTCATCCTTCTTCGTTCCAATTTGGATCCTCAACCAAGAAGTGGTTATCATGGACTTCAACACCAAGATCATGTAGTGGTTGAAATTGGTTCCCATTCACAACCACAAGGAACCGGTGATAGTGTTACTCAAGTGGATTCGCCCCAAACAATTATGGCTACTTCACAACCACACCAGGTCATGGATTTGGTTTGGCCTTCTAGAGAAACAACACGTAGTGCTTCTCAAGTAGTTTCACCTCAAGAGGCTGGTGGTGCCCCTCCAGAAAGCATTGATGGTACCAAGGAATGCTTCATGGGTTGTATAGAGACTCTTAAGAAGGAGAATAGGAGCGTTATTAGCGCTATTTCCATGCATGTAGACAAATACCTTAAAGCTAATGTTGTCGGTGAGAATCAGATTTCAGTGCCAGAATTGCATGGCGACAACAACATGGTGGTGGATACATTGTCGTCAGGAATGATGAGCAAGCTTCGTGAAAGTGTAGAGAAGATGGTGTCAGATGGATTTGAGGAGGAATGCTTAGACGTGTACAGTAATTGGCGGAGGGAGTTTCTGAAAGAGAGTTTATGGAGATTAGAGTTGCAAGATCAAGAGCTCAACATGGAGGACATTAACAGGAAAGAAAAGATTGAGAGGTTGATAAAAGCTATGAACATAGCTGCGAGGATACTCTTTCCGAATGAGAGGAGACTCTTCAGTCGTGTATTTAGCAGCTCCATCCACTCTAGGGAGTTGTTTCATTTCAGGAAACTTTGCACGGAATTGACCACTAGTCTGCTGAACTCTGCCCTTGCCTTGGAAACTTGGAGTCATTTCATGCGCAACGCATTGCAGGGGTTGATACAAGAGTTTGAATCATGTACAATCAGAAATATTGTAGTGCAGCTGATACGACAGAGATTGAATATTTACGAGGCTTTGGAAGATGCATCACCCATTCCCGGTGGCGGGATTCATCCTGAGACCCTTGAAGTGATGTACCGTATTTATTCTGTTCACAGAGATAGGGAAATTACTAAAGTTAGCCAAGATTTAAAGGAGGGAAAGATTCCATCATCTGTGTATATAACAAAAGTGAGAACTCTGTTAGTGAGTAGTTTGGAAGCTAAGTCGTCCATAAGAGGTAATAAGCTTAAAGTGATGCACTACACTAAATCTCCAATCCCAAGAAGGAAGAGTGAACTTAGAAAAGGTTCAGAAGATGAAATGATTTCACCTGTGTACATGGACAGGATGACAGAGCTTTTAGAGAACCTTTTGGAAGTCAGCtccaaaaattacaaaaacccTATTTTGGGTTATGTTTTCATCATGAACAACCGGAGATTCATAGAAGTAGAGGCAAAATTGAATGGACTGGGACCTATTTTTGGAGATGACTGGCTCCacaaaaacacaagaaaacTCCAAGAAAACCTTGAACTCTATCTAAGAAGCTCATGGAATAAGATCGTGGACCTTTTGAAGATAGACATCAACAATCAACTAGAGCCTAGTGTTGCGATCGAGTTGATGAAAGACGACCTTTATTGGTTCAACGAACACTTTGACAACACATGCAACATTCAGTCTGCATGGTCTGTCTGTGATGAGGAGTTAAGGGAGCAAATAATAAAATCCATAGAAAGCATGCTGTTGCCAGCATATGGAAGTTTCCTTGGGAGATTTGAGGAACTTGTTGGGAAGCATGCTTATGAATACATTAAGTATGGAATGTTTGAGGTTCGAGACCAACTcaacaacttgtttcttgtaAGGGAGTAG